Proteins from one Pseudomonas bijieensis genomic window:
- a CDS encoding LysE family translocator gives MNLETWLLFSGAALVVILIPGPLSLLMIGNSLNYGLRRSYPAFLGGVIASICLLSASALGLGALLLASEQLFSALKIVGALYLFYLAWQSWQQSRQPAQGAEVPQAAAVPRFRALFGRAFVLGASNPKDILFFAAFLPQFLSAEQAFLPQLLIMIATWTVLDLFCKLAYGLGAHGAARYLRTGKGQSWFNRISAGLFGGAGAASLLSTH, from the coding sequence ATGAATCTGGAAACCTGGCTGTTGTTCAGCGGCGCCGCCTTGGTGGTGATCCTTATCCCCGGCCCGTTGTCGCTGTTGATGATCGGCAACAGCCTGAACTACGGCCTGCGCCGCTCGTACCCGGCGTTCCTCGGCGGAGTGATCGCCTCGATTTGCCTGCTGAGTGCCTCGGCGCTGGGGCTCGGTGCGTTGTTGCTGGCGTCGGAGCAGTTGTTCAGCGCCCTGAAGATCGTCGGTGCGCTGTACCTGTTCTACCTGGCCTGGCAGAGCTGGCAGCAATCGCGCCAACCTGCCCAAGGCGCTGAAGTGCCCCAGGCCGCCGCCGTTCCACGTTTTCGCGCCTTGTTCGGCCGGGCATTCGTGCTGGGCGCCAGCAACCCGAAGGACATCCTGTTCTTCGCCGCTTTCCTGCCGCAGTTCTTGAGCGCCGAGCAAGCGTTCCTGCCACAACTGTTGATCATGATCGCCACCTGGACTGTACTCGACCTGTTCTGCAAGCTGGCCTACGGCCTCGGCGCCCACGGTGCGGCGCGGTATTTGCGTACGGGCAAAGGCCAGAGTTGGTTCAACCGCATCAGTGCAGGATTATTTGGCGGTGCTGGCGCAGCCTCCTTACTGTCGACCCATTGA
- a CDS encoding calcium-binding protein, with amino-acid sequence MAKVFHLDSVSHDTGVVITDLGLQANEHDVETLDFRAGDETPIDPQHRQRQAQLEVVDKLYGPLHIGSVTVTRSALDALGAITDGQPLNGDNTFFRSPHRVFVDTLQFNPVDIQACINRTVDANDYRLPTLLFEIASQRPPTARPLLREIPDIPAEPGDYRGSLERLLNAAQKLNTSVLTQRTLSWVNKTKSNLLIPTGLGLQAFGIYSGLRGLQDAIRNKDAYQSVFNGASVTAELASIGLEAAITRQAMQMLTAGQSALGSFAKTSFALRLGRASGLIASVLTLPFDIIAAVDSLKAAANGRDATDHYVNAALSMTSAAMTVTIGVAALAGFTSAGPVGLAAGLILAVGSQIWGAIREVDEIDDYIELTVHERLRTGWFAFWMISPDDDIQQRYTTAKTTAEHTRQLRATALKLLQGTLRDSTEAIVNGKFNVELEAVTYNTWNWWTGERYQATRVRPTIKDSDDTIDARDGVTVDTPGAVLGTSAEHKGIHWHIGGGNDTISGVEKKPNVFHYGAGVKKLTGGEKDDVFIFEGSPQTLRTNPPLPPNRLVGGKGNDTIILSGRTKGPQEQLGYHVDLEAGHLSIIIQEQAKVHYPHAVLESIEHVEIQEGRTNVIRGTAGSNIIKSRGNDSIEAGAGDDQIFLLGADNRDADGGPGNDVYAIAHKPGSVSISEDGIGNSVIALDWRADLIEGWKIEGDSLVVTSGFDADDWQLREVIIKKAYRPVDNKRHIRNNKLTFVTKDGYHLVPDLPDTIEQSLPLDIEAVITQQGTPRSPVILNNQKTHRVAHDKDTSYYLSRLTASTTLQVIQRSDFTTTVHLDYASAELTRIEAHYNVQVTHDDDDWNTVKYGECGLTLYFGAHQVALKNLASSDERYTAQNTRTKRRAFSALGSNHLVTLIMNDGVSYRLVQPTPDYGLLLDETFIGQSSVGWKTDVSLPLTATRKKYMHLAPSDKSPYYMRNRATCAQLTSPSEQTGIEVLIGEGATYLVHLSPDMTLRLSTPGALAGAKPRLPNASIWELDATHLGTVEINLSANLLQIGTTIIHLPTYEVEDLVDKIRVITAQGIVYAVDTLFERVYVEALDARYFTFPLDPSAAWPSELSALATRDLQVLNIALKDGARGGLRYSLETRKWTLETDKTRLIESQDLRKTNLCDHHLNFYRDLASEGLGQNPPTDDGALRVLREKCVALAESLTLGNSKFLSQTLTLSLAFGMTAPQLSRLLSLYGSLPTLFTSPPIHM; translated from the coding sequence ATGGCCAAGGTGTTTCACCTCGACTCCGTTTCTCACGACACTGGCGTAGTTATTACCGATCTAGGCTTGCAGGCCAATGAACATGACGTCGAGACGCTCGACTTCCGGGCCGGCGATGAAACGCCGATCGACCCGCAACACAGACAAAGACAGGCCCAACTCGAAGTTGTAGATAAACTTTATGGCCCGCTACACATCGGTTCCGTGACAGTGACCCGTTCAGCCTTGGACGCCTTGGGTGCAATCACCGATGGACAGCCTCTGAATGGCGACAATACTTTTTTCCGCAGCCCCCATCGCGTTTTCGTGGACACCTTGCAGTTCAACCCGGTTGATATCCAAGCCTGTATAAACCGCACCGTTGACGCGAACGACTATCGGCTGCCAACGCTACTGTTCGAAATCGCCAGCCAGCGCCCACCCACCGCGCGCCCTTTGTTGCGGGAGATTCCAGATATACCGGCTGAACCCGGCGATTATCGAGGCTCGCTTGAAAGGCTTTTAAACGCCGCTCAAAAACTGAATACCTCTGTGCTCACACAACGAACCTTGAGTTGGGTGAATAAAACCAAGAGTAATCTCCTCATCCCAACGGGCCTCGGACTCCAGGCCTTCGGCATCTACAGCGGCTTACGCGGTTTGCAAGACGCCATCCGGAACAAGGACGCCTATCAGTCCGTCTTCAACGGGGCCAGCGTAACGGCCGAGCTGGCTTCAATTGGCCTCGAGGCCGCGATAACCAGGCAAGCCATGCAGATGCTCACGGCCGGCCAGAGCGCCCTCGGGAGTTTCGCCAAGACCTCATTCGCCTTGAGGCTAGGGCGCGCAAGTGGCTTGATCGCCAGCGTGCTGACGCTTCCCTTCGATATCATCGCCGCCGTTGATTCGCTCAAGGCCGCCGCCAATGGCCGTGACGCCACGGACCATTACGTCAACGCGGCATTGAGTATGACCAGCGCGGCCATGACCGTGACCATCGGCGTAGCGGCGCTGGCAGGGTTTACTTCAGCCGGTCCGGTGGGCCTTGCCGCAGGACTCATCCTGGCGGTGGGTTCGCAGATCTGGGGCGCGATTCGTGAAGTCGACGAGATCGACGACTACATAGAACTCACCGTCCATGAGCGCCTGCGTACAGGGTGGTTCGCCTTCTGGATGATCAGCCCTGATGACGATATTCAGCAGCGCTACACCACCGCCAAGACCACCGCTGAACATACCCGGCAACTTCGGGCCACTGCCTTGAAATTACTGCAAGGCACATTAAGAGACAGCACCGAAGCCATCGTAAACGGCAAGTTCAATGTCGAACTGGAAGCGGTGACGTACAACACCTGGAATTGGTGGACCGGTGAACGATACCAAGCGACTCGAGTCCGTCCCACGATCAAAGACAGCGACGACACTATTGACGCGCGCGACGGTGTCACTGTCGATACGCCCGGTGCAGTCCTTGGCACCTCGGCGGAACACAAGGGTATCCATTGGCATATCGGTGGCGGAAACGACACCATCTCGGGCGTTGAAAAAAAACCGAACGTCTTCCATTACGGCGCAGGCGTTAAGAAACTGACTGGAGGTGAGAAAGATGATGTTTTCATTTTCGAAGGTTCGCCGCAGACGCTCCGCACAAACCCGCCCTTGCCACCCAATCGGTTAGTGGGCGGAAAAGGCAATGACACGATTATTTTATCAGGCCGAACCAAAGGTCCCCAGGAACAACTCGGCTACCACGTCGATCTGGAAGCCGGGCACCTGTCCATCATCATTCAAGAGCAAGCGAAGGTGCACTATCCCCATGCAGTCCTGGAAAGCATCGAGCATGTAGAGATACAGGAGGGCAGGACCAACGTCATCAGGGGCACCGCCGGCTCGAACATCATTAAATCCCGCGGCAATGATTCAATCGAGGCCGGGGCAGGCGATGACCAGATTTTCCTTCTAGGTGCCGACAACCGCGACGCAGACGGTGGGCCGGGCAATGATGTCTATGCCATCGCCCATAAACCGGGCAGCGTATCGATCAGCGAGGACGGCATCGGCAATAGCGTGATTGCGCTGGACTGGAGGGCCGACCTGATCGAAGGCTGGAAGATCGAAGGGGACAGCCTCGTCGTGACCTCGGGCTTTGACGCAGATGACTGGCAACTGCGGGAAGTGATCATCAAGAAGGCCTACCGACCCGTCGACAACAAACGGCACATTCGAAACAACAAACTTACCTTCGTGACAAAGGATGGCTATCACTTGGTGCCCGACCTGCCCGATACGATCGAACAGAGCCTGCCCCTCGACATCGAAGCGGTCATCACCCAGCAAGGAACACCGCGCAGCCCGGTTATCTTGAACAACCAGAAAACGCACCGGGTCGCACATGACAAGGACACCAGTTATTACCTGTCACGCCTTACCGCGTCGACGACGCTTCAGGTCATACAACGCAGCGACTTCACCACCACGGTGCATCTGGATTATGCCAGCGCCGAACTGACGCGGATCGAAGCCCATTACAATGTCCAAGTCACCCACGACGATGATGATTGGAACACCGTAAAGTATGGGGAATGCGGCCTGACCTTATACTTCGGCGCGCATCAAGTTGCCCTGAAGAACCTGGCCAGCTCCGATGAGCGTTACACCGCACAGAATACCCGCACCAAGCGACGTGCATTTTCCGCCCTGGGTTCGAACCACCTCGTTACGCTCATCATGAATGACGGTGTGTCCTACCGCCTCGTCCAACCGACACCCGACTATGGCCTTCTACTGGACGAGACATTCATTGGCCAATCGTCGGTGGGCTGGAAAACCGACGTGTCATTGCCCCTCACGGCGACCAGAAAGAAATATATGCATCTTGCCCCCTCGGACAAGAGCCCTTATTACATGCGCAATCGAGCCACCTGCGCGCAGCTCACCTCCCCCTCGGAACAAACCGGTATTGAAGTTTTGATCGGCGAAGGCGCGACCTACCTCGTGCATCTAAGCCCGGACATGACGCTACGACTATCCACACCCGGTGCCCTGGCCGGGGCCAAGCCCCGATTGCCGAATGCCTCGATATGGGAGCTCGACGCCACGCACTTGGGGACGGTCGAGATCAATCTTTCTGCCAACCTGTTGCAGATAGGCACAACGATTATTCATCTCCCCACCTATGAGGTTGAAGACCTTGTCGACAAGATACGGGTCATCACTGCCCAAGGCATCGTGTATGCGGTCGATACCTTATTCGAACGGGTTTATGTAGAGGCGCTCGACGCTCGGTATTTCACTTTCCCCCTCGATCCCTCGGCGGCATGGCCCAGCGAACTGTCCGCTCTTGCCACCAGAGATTTGCAAGTACTGAATATCGCGCTCAAGGATGGCGCTCGCGGCGGTCTGAGGTACAGCCTTGAAACACGCAAATGGACCCTGGAGACCGATAAGACTCGCCTCATCGAAAGCCAGGATCTTCGAAAAACAAACCTTTGCGATCACCACCTCAACTTCTACCGGGATCTGGCGAGCGAAGGCCTTGGTCAAAACCCACCGACGGACGATGGCGCACTTCGCGTGCTGCGGGAAAAGTGCGTGGCACTGGCGGAAAGCCTCACGCTGGGCAATTCGAAATTCCTCTCGCAAACCCTGACGCTCAGCCTGGCGTTCGGGATGACCGCCCCTCAATTAAGCAGACTTCTTTCGTTGTATGGGTCCCTCCCAACCCTGTTTACAAGCCCCCCTATACATATGTAG